The sequence below is a genomic window from Tissierellales bacterium.
TACTCTCCTTCTTTTACTTTTAAACAAGTTTCCCCGCCGCTAGAAACTATTTCCTACTAAGTCTTACCGAGTTATTTTATAATAGACAAATACTTATGTCAACAACACTATATCATTTATTTATCTCTTTTTCTAAAAAAGTGTTTCAAAAACAAATCAATTCACCGACTTGATATCTAATCTCATCTACAATCTTACCCCTATATATGAATAAAAAACGCAAAAAGACAATCTGAGCTTCAATCGAACTCAGATTGTCTTCATATTTAAGAGGAAGGGTTAAATACGTTTTCTATTTTTCTACTGATTCTGCAGCTGCATTTGCTCCTGCAATTCTTCCGTAAGTAGTGATATCAGCTAACGCATTACCACCTAAACGGTTTGCTCCGTGAACTCCACCAGTTACTTCTCCAGCAGCGTATAATCCGTCGATTACTTCTCCTGCTTCATTTATTACTTGAGCCTGAGTGTTGATCTTAAGTCCACCCATTGTATGGTGTACTGCTGGTCCAACCTCAACTGCGTAATATGGAGCTTTGCTAAGTGTAGTTGTCATAGTAGAACGTCCAAAGTCTGCATCTTCATTAGCTTCTACATATGTGTTATATGTCGCAACAGTTTCTTCTAATGTCTTAGCATCAACGCCCATAGCTTCTGCTAATTCTGCAACACTATTTGCCTCTGTTAAAAGACCTGCTTTGTGATATTTCTCAATAGCACTTAAACTCTCTCTAACATTTTGGTCAAATACTAAGAATCCAGTTCCGCCTTCTTGCTCAAGCTCTGCTTCTGAAACTGTATCTCTAGTTTCTAATTCGTCAATAAATCTCTTTGCGTCTCTATTTACTAAAATTGCACCATTACCTCTAACAGCTTCTGTTATTAGTTTGTTTTTCTTAGGTACAACTGTTGGATGTGTTTGAATCTGAGTCATGTCAACTAATGCTACGTTTAATGGTTTAACTAAATCCAACGCATCTCCAGTAGCTCCAGGACCATTAGTAGTTCCAAATCCTTTAAGTGCTGGATCAAATTCTACAACTTTTTCTTGGTTTGCACCAAATCCACCTGTAGTGATTACAACTGCTTCTGCATTGATTGTGTATTGGTTACCAGAACCATCTTCTACTTTAACACCAGTAACAGCGCCATCTTTAGTAACTAATTCAATAGCTCTTGTCTGAGTTCTAACTTCAAGGTCAATAGCTTTAGCTTTTGCTTCTAATGTCTTTACTAAGTGATTTCCAACTGGAGCTCCACCTGTTGGTCTGTGAGCTCTGTTTGCACTAGCTCCACCCATACGACCAATATCAGTAAGGTCTGCGCCCATTTCAATTAACCACTCAACTGTCTCTGCACCATTTTCAGCTAATACCTTAACCAATTCAGGATCATTTAAGTTCTTTCCACCCTTCATTGTATCTTCAATGAAAAGTTCAACACTATCTTCAATTTCATTTGTCTTTTGAACGCTAGTCTCAGCAGCATTCAATCCACCTGTTGCATAGCTTGTGTTTCCACCAACTACAGCATTTTTTTCGATTAAGATAACTTTTGCACCTTGCTCTTTAGCTTCGATAGCTGCACTAAATCCAGCTCCACCAGCTCCAACAACTACTACATCAGTTGTAACATCTTCTACTTTAACTGCTTTTTCTTCAACAGCTTTCGCAGTAAGTTCTACCCCTGATTTTGCAACAGCATCTGCTACTGCCGCTATAATAGCACTACTTGTAACAGTCGCACCACTGATTGCATCTACTTCTGCAGTATTTGCTTCTACAATTGTAGCTATCATGTCTTCAAATACTTGGTCAGTAAACTCTGACTCTTTGCTGTCTAATACGTCAATCTTTTGAATCTCATTGTTTTCGATAGTTACCTCTACCTTGATTGGGCCATTTTTACCCTCTGCTTCTCCAGTAAAAGTATTGTTTGTCTTACTAATTTCTTTTGCTCCCCCACAGGCCGTCAAAGATACGGCTACTACTGCTGTGCAAAAAAGAACGCCTAATTTCTTGAACATTTTCACTTGAATGTCCCCCTTTAATATAATTTCCTTAGTTTGTAAAATTTTTAACAAATCTTATATCTGTATTATATGATACTAATGAAAACAAATGAATAGCATTTACCTTTTTGGTTATTAATAAGGTATTTTGTTCATACTGTTACTCTATTTGCATCTTTGTTAAATTTATATCAACTTATTTTTGCAATATAATTTCTTTATATTCAACTTCTTTTTCTATTAATTCTTTCTCTAAAAGCCACTCATTTACTTCTTTTACACTTGCTTCTGTTGGCATATTTCTCTTAGCATACTCAAGCGGCTTATAGCTATCTGTTATAGGTGCTGGGAAATTTAATTTCTCTATTAAAAGTGGTAAATATTCATTCTTCTCATGTGAATTGATATAGTCTACACCTTTGTCATATGCTGAATAAAATTTTTCTACAAGCAAAGGATTTTTTTCAGCAAATTCTCTATTAAATACATATACACTAACTTGATTTTCAAATTCAACAGAGTCCTTTATAAGACTTGCACCTTTTTTGATAGCCAATGTTGCTAATGGATCTGGAAGCACAGCACCACCAATTTGCCCTTCTTGTAACATTTGAAGTCTAACTGGTATTTGAGGAATTTCTTCTTTTGTTATAGATTCTTCTGTCATATCATATGTTTTCAAAAATTTGTCTGTATAAAACTCTATTATAGTATTTCTAGAAAGACCTAATTTTGTTCCCTCTAATTTTTTAGGATCATCCGTCTTTGCTCCCAAAAACTTAAAACTACCTTCACTTGACGAACCTACAACCAAATCAAAATCCGCTTTAGGTGTCATCATAGCTGTTATAAGATCATAATCCGCTCCATCTAGATTGCCCGTGTGAAATGCACTATCTCTATCTTTTGCACTAAAAAACAACTCTAAGCTTACATCTATTCCCTCTTCTTTAAAATATCCTTGCTGTTCTGCTACAACTAGTGGAGCTGCTGAATCACTTGGCATCATACCAAATTTCAAGCTAGTCTGTGTCATTTCTTCTTTTGCTTGGCACCCAGTAAATACCATCATCGCCATTGCAATCATCATAATAATTCTTTTCTTCATAATTAAATCTTCCTTTCATAAAAAGACCTTGCGCTATAAGCTCAAGGCTTTGTTTTTTATTTTTTTAATTTGTATTTGTTTTGCGGTCTCCCGACTTTACCATATTCAAATTCTATCTCAAGCTTGCCTTCTCGCTCTAAATAGTCTAGATAGCGCCTTGCTGTTATTCTCGAAACTCCAATTTCTTTAGCAATTTCCTCTGCTGTAAATGTTTCTTTTTCCCATGATTCAATAGCTTCGTTCACTTTATCAAATGTATGCTGACTGAAACCTTTCATCATAATTCTATTACTAGTCTCAGTTTTTGCCTCTAAATCCTGATAGACATATCTATCAACAAGCGATTGATCTATTTCTTCATTATTTCTTAAATGCAATCGTCTGCTAGCATACTTATTTAGAGCAGTCTTAAATCTATCAAGTACAAATGGTTTGATAATATAATCAACTGCGCCATATCTAAAAGCCTCTTCAAACGTCTCTGTGTTATTATCTGCAGTTATAAAAATCACATCACTAGAAAAACCTTCACGCCTTAGCCATTTTATTAAATCAATCCCTTTTCCATTTGGGAAAAAGATATCGAGTAATATCAAATCTGGCACATCGTTTTTTATTTTTACCTTAGCTTCCTCTAATGTTTTAGCTGTAGTGCTAAGCTCAAAACCATCAACTTTTGCCAAAAATTTCTTATTTATTTCACAAACCATAGGATCGTCTTCTACAATCATCACCTTAATCATTTCTCATCACCCTCATTTCATAGGAATTTCTAAATGCCATTCTACACCATTATTCTCATGCAATTCTATAATTCCCTCAGCTCTATCAACTATATTCTTCACTAAATAGAGCCCAAAACCTCTATTTCCTTCTTTTGTTGTGACCCCTTTTTGAAATATCTTTCCTTCAAGTTTTTTTGGTATCCCTGGTCCATTGTCTCTGACAAAAATATTTAGAAACTCAGAATCATTGTAAATAGTAACTTGAATTTTCCCACCTTCAATTTTTTTAAGTTCATCTATCGCATTTTCAACTAAATTTCCCACTATAGAACACATTTCATCTTCATTCAATGCCCTTGGAAGTTTAGTTAAATTAGAATCTTTAGATATAGTAAACTCTATTTTACATTCAGAAGCTTTGTTGTATTTTGCAAGCAATAGACCTGCTAGTGGCACGTTAAATATCTTTCGCTTAAGCCTATCTGTCATACCTCTTCGCTGTGATGAAATTGCTTCAATATACTGTATAGCTTCGTCATATTCCTCTAATTGCATAAGCCCAGAAATCGTGTGAAGCTTGTTCAAAAACTCATGGTTTTGAGCTCTAAGCGCATCTGCCATCATCTTTATTCCAGTCAGCTCTTCTGCAAGCTCCCGAACCTCTGTCAAATCCTGAAACATTGCAATAGTACCAATAACCTCATCATTGTAGTTCCTAAAAGGAGTGTAATTGCAAAGTAATATCCTGCCATCATATAATTTAATCTCAATATTGTAACTCGCCTCATTGGTCTCTAACGCTTCTAATGCTGGCTTTGAAAAATAATTATCAACGACTTCTATAGATTTTCCTAAAAAGCTTTCCTCTAAATCAAATATCTGTTCTGCCATTTTATTAAAAAACAAAATCTTACCACCAGTATCAATAGATATCAAACCACGATCTAAAGAGTATAGTTCTAATTCTCTCTGTCCTAGCAATTGAGCAATTTCCTCAGGCTCTAATCCATACATAGACTTCTTTATATTTACTGAAAGCGATCTAGCCGCAACTATAGCTATGACTATAGCAATCAAAACATCTAGCCAAAACGTCCATGAATTAATTCCCACTTCAGCATAAACAGGCTCTATCAGCAATCCAACAATAACTGCACCAACCTGTTTTCCATTGTAGTATATTGGCTTAAAAGCCCTGATAGCTGAAATCAAAACATTTCTATCGGCAGATATATATGATTCTCCATTTCTAAGAGCTCGCCTTTCTCCACCACTTCGGTAAATTTCACCTATGGATTCTTCATATGGATACGAATACTTTATCCCCTTCATATCAAGTACTATGATATACTGAAAACTTGTATTCGCTCTTATATCTTCTACTTTCACTTGTATCTCACTTAGATTTTCTCGAGTTCCAAGCGCTTTTTGTATAGATTCTACATCTGCTATAGTTGCCGCAGTATCCATTGCGTGATTTCCCATTTGTATTTCAACCACATCTTTAACCTGATTATACGACAATAACGATGTCGTTCCGAGAAGTACAACCACTATTAGAACTATCATAAGCGCAATCTTAGTATGCAATTTCATTGTCTTTCGTCACTTTCTCTATTTATTTTTGCTTGATCTATCGCCTCTTCAATCGCATTCAATACACCAGTACTCGTATACGTAGCTCCTGCTACCATGTTTACATTTGCAGTGTTGTAGCGTATCACACTTTCCGGTATCTCCTTGTAAACAACTTTCCCAATAATAGGCATTTCATTTTCCTCAATTATGATAACATCAGTAATTTGATAGGCTGTAGTTTCTATTTGCACTACTATCTTGCTGTGATGACCTTGACCTTCACCAGTATAAACTCCCGGCTTGTACAATATCGGTTTAGGTCCAAATAAATTGTACGCTACAGCTAGCAAAAATATAGTTCCGATTCCTACTATCAGCTTACTACCATGTACTAAATATTCTTTTCTAGTTCTAGTTTTTAATCCCTCAAAATCTTTATACCTACTCTTTTGCATAAACTACCTCCTCGTAAGCCAAGGACAAGCTTTCTTTCCTAAAAAGTCTAGGCCACTATACATAATTACCCCTATCAAACTTATAATAAATACACCTGCATACATTCCTGTATAATCAATTCTCATCCAAGCATTCATTATCAGATAACCAAGACCATGTGTAGTACCAAAGTTTTCTGTGAAAAACAAAACTGAAAGTGCTATACCAACACTTATTCTCATAGATGTAAATATAGCGGGAAGTATTGCAGGAAATAGTACTCTCTTAATTAAAATTTTCTTGCTAGCTCCTAGTGAATAAAACAACTCTAAGACACTCTCAGGTATAAGTTCTAGCGCATCTCTTATATTTATAATAGCAGGGAAAAATGTAATCAAAAATATCATGGTAATCTTTGTCGATTCGCTTAGCCCTAGAAACATCATCACAATAGGCAACAACGACATCTTTGGTATTGGATATGACCAATAAGTAGCCTTATCCACAAATGATTTCATTTTAGGTCTGTCAAATGCCAGTATTCCTATGAACAAGCTAACAATTATAGTCAAACTTAGTCCTATAAGTAATCTTATGAGACTATATGCTATGTGACTTTGATAATATAAAAATCCCTTTGAAAACATATATACAAAAATATCATGTGGATAAGGTACTATTGCTCTGTGAATAACAAATGCTACCAATTCCCATGCTAAAAATACAATCACTATATTAATCAACTTTTTCATACGCTGTGACTCTCCTTCATTATAGTCTCAAGCGAATTCAATCTTTTCAAATACTCATCTCTTTCGATATCACTTCTATTTCCTTGAATATCATTTTCCACAATATCAACAAATTTAGCAGGCTTCCCTCCAAGAACTCCAATTCGCTCCCCTAAATATAGCGCTTCTTTATATCTATGAGTAACTAAAATCATAGTAACTTTGTATTTATCATGTAATTTCAATATCAAATCTTGAATTTTCCCAGACGTTTGTTCATCCAATGATACAAATGGTTCATCCAATAGCAATACATGTGGCTTAACTAAAAGTGCTCGTGCAATCGCAACTCTCTTTTGCTGCCCACCACTTAACCTTGATGGATAAGAATCCAAGCATTCAGATATTCCCATAATTTCAACTAAAGTATTGAAGAATTCTCTATCGAAATTCTGCTTAATTTCAGTACCTATACAAATATTACTTTTAACATCAAGCCACTCAACTAATCCATTGTCCTGTGGAACTAATCCCAATCTATGTCTCTTTGAATTTATCTTATCTCCTTCAATATATATATGCCCACTATTAGGCATCTCTATTCCAGATAATAATCTTATAAATGTTGATTTTCCTATTCCTGAAGGCCCTAAAAGTGCAAATAGCTCTCCCACCGAAAAATCAACACACATTTTATCAAATATCAAATTTTGACTATCCTCATAGGAGAATGACACATTTTCAAATCTAATCATTTCCACCGCTCCAGCGATTATAAAGCTCATTACTTACACCCATCGCTTTTATAATTCGTCCAACACTTTGCCCAACCAAATCATCAATAGTATTAGGCTTGTCGTAAAACGAAGGAATAGGAGGTACAATTTTGACTCCTAGAGAACTTAAACTGTGAAGATTTCTAAGATGAAGTGTAGAAAATGGTGTTTCTCTCGGCACTATAACAAGAGGTTTTCCTTCTTTCATCATTACATCTGCCGCTCTGATAAGTAAATTATCAGATGTACCAGCATTTATTTTACCTATAGTTCCCATAGTACACGGAACTATTAACATTCCATCTAAATCCGATGAACCACTCGCTAATATTGAAAACATATTGTCAATTTCTTCTATATGACAATGCCCATAAGGCAATTCTGCTACAAATCGTCTAAAGCTCTTTCCTATTTCATATTCAAATACTTCTTCACCATTTTTAGTTATCACAAGATGTAACATATGGTCTTTAGCTAATGTTTCTATAAGTTTTTTCGCATATACACTACCGCTAGCTCCTGTAATCCCCACTATAAATCTACTCAAAAAATCACCCCACTATCAAAAAATCTACTATAGTAAACGTAAACACTACCACCGAGAGTACCTGATTCAATCCGTAAGATGCGATTTTCATAGTTCCTCGATTTTCTGGTTTTACAATAAAATGTTCCATAATCAACAGCCCTGCCGCTATTGTAACCCCTATAAAATACGCTATTCCTAATGTTCTAAATATCGCTAAACCATAAAGCAAAATTATCATCATTACGTGAAAACACTTTGCTATAAGCAATCCATTCTTCAAACCAAAGTATGCAGGAATTGAATAAAGCTTATTGCTTCTATCAAATTCAATATCTTGAGTTGCATAGAGCATATCAAATCCAGCAACCCAAAGTGCAACTATCGCTCCAAGTATTATAGGAATAAAATCAAACTCACCACGAACAGCAAGCCATGCCCCGACCGGAGCTCCAGCTATAGCAATACCAAGTACTATGTGACTAGCCCATGTAAATCTTTTTGTATATGAATAAATACAAAACAAAAATAATGCAAGTGGCGATAAGTAGAAGCATAGAGGATTTATCAAGAATGCAGCTACTTCAAATATAATAAAACAAATAGCTGTGAGTCCTAGCACCTCTTTGCCTTTCATTCTACCTTGAGGCAATTGTCTATCGCTCGTTCTAGGGTTTTTCTTATCTATATCTTTATCCACCCAGCGATTAAGAGCATTTGCTCCTGTTCTACCACTTATGAGTGCCACTAATATTAAAATAAATAGTTTCATACCTGGTAATCCCTCTGCTGCCCAAATCATAGATATCATAGCAAACGGAAGTGAAAATAGTGTATGAGAAAACATCACAAGTTCGCCATAAGCTTTTAGCTTATTTAATACCATATTCGTTCCACCTCTTGTCTACCAT
It includes:
- a CDS encoding sensor histidine kinase yields the protein MKLHTKIALMIVLIVVVLLGTTSLLSYNQVKDVVEIQMGNHAMDTAATIADVESIQKALGTRENLSEIQVKVEDIRANTSFQYIIVLDMKGIKYSYPYEESIGEIYRSGGERRALRNGESYISADRNVLISAIRAFKPIYYNGKQVGAVIVGLLIEPVYAEVGINSWTFWLDVLIAIVIAIVAARSLSVNIKKSMYGLEPEEIAQLLGQRELELYSLDRGLISIDTGGKILFFNKMAEQIFDLEESFLGKSIEVVDNYFSKPALEALETNEASYNIEIKLYDGRILLCNYTPFRNYNDEVIGTIAMFQDLTEVRELAEELTGIKMMADALRAQNHEFLNKLHTISGLMQLEEYDEAIQYIEAISSQRRGMTDRLKRKIFNVPLAGLLLAKYNKASECKIEFTISKDSNLTKLPRALNEDEMCSIVGNLVENAIDELKKIEGGKIQVTIYNDSEFLNIFVRDNGPGIPKKLEGKIFQKGVTTKEGNRGFGLYLVKNIVDRAEGIIELHENNGVEWHLEIPMK
- a CDS encoding UbiX family flavin prenyltransferase, with the protein product MSRFIVGITGASGSVYAKKLIETLAKDHMLHLVITKNGEEVFEYEIGKSFRRFVAELPYGHCHIEEIDNMFSILASGSSDLDGMLIVPCTMGTIGKINAGTSDNLLIRAADVMMKEGKPLVIVPRETPFSTLHLRNLHSLSSLGVKIVPPIPSFYDKPNTIDDLVGQSVGRIIKAMGVSNELYNRWSGGND
- a CDS encoding response regulator, which gives rise to MIKVMIVEDDPMVCEINKKFLAKVDGFELSTTAKTLEEAKVKIKNDVPDLILLDIFFPNGKGIDLIKWLRREGFSSDVIFITADNNTETFEEAFRYGAVDYIIKPFVLDRFKTALNKYASRRLHLRNNEEIDQSLVDRYVYQDLEAKTETSNRIMMKGFSQHTFDKVNEAIESWEKETFTAEEIAKEIGVSRITARRYLDYLEREGKLEIEFEYGKVGRPQNKYKLKK
- a CDS encoding flavocytochrome c, whose translation is MFKKLGVLFCTAVVAVSLTACGGAKEISKTNNTFTGEAEGKNGPIKVEVTIENNEIQKIDVLDSKESEFTDQVFEDMIATIVEANTAEVDAISGATVTSSAIIAAVADAVAKSGVELTAKAVEEKAVKVEDVTTDVVVVGAGGAGFSAAIEAKEQGAKVILIEKNAVVGGNTSYATGGLNAAETSVQKTNEIEDSVELFIEDTMKGGKNLNDPELVKVLAENGAETVEWLIEMGADLTDIGRMGGASANRAHRPTGGAPVGNHLVKTLEAKAKAIDLEVRTQTRAIELVTKDGAVTGVKVEDGSGNQYTINAEAVVITTGGFGANQEKVVEFDPALKGFGTTNGPGATGDALDLVKPLNVALVDMTQIQTHPTVVPKKNKLITEAVRGNGAILVNRDAKRFIDELETRDTVSEAELEQEGGTGFLVFDQNVRESLSAIEKYHKAGLLTEANSVAELAEAMGVDAKTLEETVATYNTYVEANEDADFGRSTMTTTLSKAPYYAVEVGPAVHHTMGGLKINTQAQVINEAGEVIDGLYAAGEVTGGVHGANRLGGNALADITTYGRIAGANAAAESVEK
- a CDS encoding ABC transporter substrate-binding protein, whose product is MKKRIIMMIAMAMMVFTGCQAKEEMTQTSLKFGMMPSDSAAPLVVAEQQGYFKEEGIDVSLELFFSAKDRDSAFHTGNLDGADYDLITAMMTPKADFDLVVGSSSEGSFKFLGAKTDDPKKLEGTKLGLSRNTIIEFYTDKFLKTYDMTEESITKEEIPQIPVRLQMLQEGQIGGAVLPDPLATLAIKKGASLIKDSVEFENQVSVYVFNREFAEKNPLLVEKFYSAYDKGVDYINSHEKNEYLPLLIEKLNFPAPITDSYKPLEYAKRNMPTEASVKEVNEWLLEKELIEKEVEYKEIILQK
- a CDS encoding ABC transporter permease, whose protein sequence is MKKLINIVIVFLAWELVAFVIHRAIVPYPHDIFVYMFSKGFLYYQSHIAYSLIRLLIGLSLTIIVSLFIGILAFDRPKMKSFVDKATYWSYPIPKMSLLPIVMMFLGLSESTKITMIFLITFFPAIINIRDALELIPESVLELFYSLGASKKILIKRVLFPAILPAIFTSMRISVGIALSVLFFTENFGTTHGLGYLIMNAWMRIDYTGMYAGVFIISLIGVIMYSGLDFLGKKACPWLTRR
- the ubiA gene encoding putative 4-hydroxybenzoate polyprenyltransferase, which produces MVLNKLKAYGELVMFSHTLFSLPFAMISMIWAAEGLPGMKLFILILVALISGRTGANALNRWVDKDIDKKNPRTSDRQLPQGRMKGKEVLGLTAICFIIFEVAAFLINPLCFYLSPLALFLFCIYSYTKRFTWASHIVLGIAIAGAPVGAWLAVRGEFDFIPIILGAIVALWVAGFDMLYATQDIEFDRSNKLYSIPAYFGLKNGLLIAKCFHVMMIILLYGLAIFRTLGIAYFIGVTIAAGLLIMEHFIVKPENRGTMKIASYGLNQVLSVVVFTFTIVDFLIVG
- a CDS encoding ATP-binding cassette domain-containing protein, coding for MSFIIAGAVEMIRFENVSFSYEDSQNLIFDKMCVDFSVGELFALLGPSGIGKSTFIRLLSGIEMPNSGHIYIEGDKINSKRHRLGLVPQDNGLVEWLDVKSNICIGTEIKQNFDREFFNTLVEIMGISECLDSYPSRLSGGQQKRVAIARALLVKPHVLLLDEPFVSLDEQTSGKIQDLILKLHDKYKVTMILVTHRYKEALYLGERIGVLGGKPAKFVDIVENDIQGNRSDIERDEYLKRLNSLETIMKESHSV
- a CDS encoding FMN-binding protein, with the protein product MQKSRYKDFEGLKTRTRKEYLVHGSKLIVGIGTIFLLAVAYNLFGPKPILYKPGVYTGEGQGHHSKIVVQIETTAYQITDVIIIEENEMPIIGKVVYKEIPESVIRYNTANVNMVAGATYTSTGVLNAIEEAIDQAKINRESDERQ